TTACAGCATTTGCGCAAGCAAGGCATTAGTAATTTTACCGACGTTGAATATGCCGTTTTGGAGCCTTCCGGGGATCTATCGGTGATTAAAAAAGAGAATGATCCCGGTGAAGTCGTTTATCCCTTGCCAATGATCATCGATGGCGATATTCAACACGATCATCTGCAACATATCGGTTGGAATGCGGATTGGCTCATGACCAAGTTGCAAGAACGCGGCTATACCAATGTGAAAAAAATAGCTCTGTGTGCTTCGAAGAAAAACGGCACCCTCCTTATCGATGAAAAGGACGAACGGTAATCGTTCCACCTTAACGAAAGAAAGATTGAAGAATTGGGATTTGGCTGATATTCTTAATAGGGAGAAGACGGAACAAAACTAACCCAATCAAGTAAAAGACAACCGTAATCGTTAGGCTGATAATGGTCCCGACGAGCAAGTCATCGGTTGAAATAAACGTGCGGAAGGAATGGACGGCGACTCCCGCGGTCAATAGGCTGACAAGTAATGTGCCGGTCCAGTCTTTCACTTTTAATGTGAACCCTATCGCTCTTGAGACACTGATAAAATGAAGAAGGGTGACCACCATTAGACTGGCGCAAATCGCGAGGGCCAACCCCATGATGCCAAGTTCCGGACGAGAGGCCAATAAGGCAATGGCAGTCATTTTCACCCCTGCACCGATGAGGCTGTTATACATAGCCGCTTTTGCCAAATTTAACGCTTGTAACACGGATTGCAGCGGCATTTGAAAATAAAGAAAGATACAAAAGGGAGCGATCACTTTTAAGTACACGGCGGCTTGTGGAGCGTCATACATAAGTGATAGGATCGGAACGGCAAACACGTACAAGATAACAACGGAAATACCGCCGGAAAGCAGGGCCACTTTTGTTGTCTGTTGTAACCGTTTTTGAATGGTGGCATGATCGCCTTTGCTATGGGCCTCACTGATAGCCGGAACGAGTGAGACCGATAAACTTTGCGTAATAAACGAAGGCAGAAAAAGAAGGGGAACGACAAAACCGACCAATTCCCCGTATTGGCTCGTAGCTGTAACAGTTGCTACTCCGGCAATTGCCAAGCTTTGGGCGACGATGATCGGTTCCAGAAACTGGGAGACTGATCCGACAAGCCGGCTCCCTGTCGTGGGTAGCGCAATCGTCATTAAATCTTGTAAAGTCCTTTTTCCGCCATTCAGGGCAGAGAAGAAGTTTTTCCGGATGCGCATCGTTTTTTTATTTTTAAACACGTAAATCACGTAGACTAACGATGCCAATTCACCGGCGAC
The Salicibibacter kimchii DNA segment above includes these coding regions:
- the spoVB gene encoding stage V sporulation protein B — protein: MTRQTFFAGAFILIIAGLITRVLGFINKIVMARVMGSEGMGLYMMAVPSLLLIITLTQLGLPVAISKLIAEAEAHGEHERKKRILVISLIVTGTLSAVLTTAMIAAAPFLASFLLTDTRALYPLLAIIPIVPIVALSAVLRGYFQGMQNMRPIAFSQVIEQVIRIALVAFCTSIFLPFGVEYAAAGAMISVVAGELASLVYVIYVFKNKKTMRIRKNFFSALNGGKRTLQDLMTIALPTTGSRLVGSVSQFLEPIIVAQSLAIAGVATVTATSQYGELVGFVVPLLFLPSFITQSLSVSLVPAISEAHSKGDHATIQKRLQQTTKVALLSGGISVVILYVFAVPILSLMYDAPQAAVYLKVIAPFCIFLYFQMPLQSVLQALNLAKAAMYNSLIGAGVKMTAIALLASRPELGIMGLALAICASLMVVTLLHFISVSRAIGFTLKVKDWTGTLLVSLLTAGVAVHSFRTFISTDDLLVGTIISLTITVVFYLIGLVLFRLLPIKNISQIPILQSFFR